The following coding sequences are from one Gemmobacter sp. 24YEA27 window:
- a CDS encoding glycosyltransferase: protein MLRDIARQTRLPDRVILVITAQEDLDFADLRDVPFSAQVLTAEPGLTRQRNAALEAAAPDDLLLFLDDDFVMAEDYVANLYLLLTTMPDLVMLTGMCCRWHRRSGPWL, encoded by the coding sequence GTGCTGCGCGACATTGCACGCCAGACCCGGCTGCCTGACCGGGTCATCCTGGTCATCACGGCGCAAGAGGACCTGGATTTCGCAGATCTGCGCGACGTGCCCTTCTCTGCACAGGTTCTGACGGCGGAGCCCGGTCTGACACGGCAGCGGAATGCCGCGCTGGAGGCGGCGGCACCCGACGATCTTCTGCTGTTTCTGGATGATGACTTTGTCATGGCCGAAGATTACGTGGCGAACCTTTATCTCCTGTTAACGACGATGCCCGATCTGGTGATGCTGACCGGCATGTGCTGCCGATGGCATCGTCGGTCCGGGCCTTGGCTTTGA